In the Dioscorea cayenensis subsp. rotundata cultivar TDr96_F1 chromosome 12, TDr96_F1_v2_PseudoChromosome.rev07_lg8_w22 25.fasta, whole genome shotgun sequence genome, one interval contains:
- the LOC120273068 gene encoding LOW QUALITY PROTEIN: cyclic dof factor 2-like (The sequence of the model RefSeq protein was modified relative to this genomic sequence to represent the inferred CDS: deleted 2 bases in 1 codon; substituted 1 base at 1 genomic stop codon) — MSDPAMKLFGSSIPPSGCRGAGALPGTGGCGCGDGVWLILEVLCFLNSIREKDACRNIKSSETNYPVSDGPEENGNVKDDRTSSQAVKLAEDPKTGQEQAESNVPGQEKILKKPDKILPCPRCKSMATKFCYYNNYNVNQPRHFCKNCQRYWTAGGTMRNVPVGAGRRKNKHCAMHQRNMAMLSDGVEATQADASDSTHRLSVSVLKFGPEAPHCESMSSVLNLGDQKGTSESSSMACGDTIDEPSCSSSVTAPNCVGKEVPEIGMNVKQSGMQGLALVEQILCNIFCFIPGLPGLIHGVLQXWAPAFCAPAIPLLFIPPPFWGCMANTPCAAWNVPWVGNYIGLSRSSSTTDCACSCNGSPTLGKHSRDASFHQEEKTEKSLWFPKTLRIDDPDEAAKSSIWTTLGIKPDEGGIFKAFRSKAENKDQLSDAAQVLHANPAALSRSQSFHENA; from the exons ATGTCTGATCCGGCGATGAAGCTCTTTGGTAGTAGCATCCCTCCCTCAGGATGCCGAGGGGCCGGAGCATTACCCGGCACCGGTGGCTGTGGATGTGGAGATG GTGTTTGGCTGATTTTGGAGGTACTGTGTTTTCTGAATTCAATAAGGGAAAAG GATGCATGCAGAAACATAAAAAGCTCTGAAACCAATTATCCAGTATCAGATGGCCCAGAGGAGAATGGAAATGTTAAAGATGACCGAACATCAAGTCAAGCAGTCAAACTGGCCGAAGATCCTAAAACTGGGCAAGAACAAGCTGAATCCAATGTCCCAGGACAAGAGAAGATTCTCAAGAAACCAGATAAGATACTGCCGTGCCCTCGCTGCAAAAGTATGGCTACCAAGTTCTGTTATTACAACAACTACAATGTTAATCAACCTAGGCACTTCTGCAAGAACTGTCAGAGGTATTGGACTGCTGGTGGGACAATGAGGAATGTTCCTGTAGGTGCAGGAAGGCGTAAGAACAAGCATTGCGCCATGCACCAGCGCAACATGGCGATGTTATCTGATGGAGTTGAAGCTACTCAAGCAGATGCTTCAGATTCAACTCACAGGCTATCAGTTTCTGTCCTGAAGTTTGGACCAGAAGCACCTCATTGTGAGTCCATGTCCTCTGTCCTTAATCTCGGAGATCAGAAGGGAACTTCTGAGTCGAGTTCTATGGCTTGTGGTGATACTATTGATGAACCATCTTGTTCATCTTCAGTGACAGCTCCCAATTGTGTTGGAAAGGAAGTTCCTGAAATAGGAATGAATGTGAAGCAAAGCGGCATGCagggactcgcccttgtggagCAAATCCTATGCAACATTTTCTGTTTTATCCCGGGCCTGCCTGGGCTTATCCATGGAGTACTCCAATGATG GGCGCCTGCATTCTGTGCGCCTGCTATTCCTTTGCTATTTATACCACCTCCATTTTGGGGCTGTATGGCCAACACGCCTTGTGCAGCATGGAATGTACCTTGGGTAGGAAACTACATTGGCTTGTCACGGTCATCCTCTACAACCGACTGTGCTTGTTCTTGCAATGGCTCTCCAACCTTAGGGAAGCATTCTAGAGATGCCAGTTTTCATCAAGAGGAGAAAACAGAGAAATCTTTATGGTTTCCGAAAACCTTGAGGATTGATGATCCTGATGAAGCTGCAAAGAGCTCTATTTGGACTACCCTTGGCATCAAACCTGATGAAGGTGGTATATTTAAAGCTTTTCGGTCTAAAGCTGAGAACAAAGATCAACTGTCAGATGCTGCTCAAGTCTTGCATGCAAATCCAGCGGCCTTGTCCCGTTCTCAGTCATTTCATGAAAATGCATAA